In Bacillota bacterium, the DNA window ACCAGCTGTCTGTGGCTTGCGTCATCGCATAACCAGGCCGAACAAGTACTTAAGATCTTCCCCAATGCGGTCCACTTGAAGTCGAGAGAACAAATGATCAAAGACGGTGAGCTCGAGTGCGATTTCATCGATGACATCACCGAGTTGAGCGAGCTGCTGAAGTTCCTCGTAAAGACCATGTTTTGTTTTAACAAGGATCTTAAATGCTTTTCTGACCCCCGGAGAGAATGCCCGTACCTTAAGCAGTACCAAGATGCCAAGCGAGCTTCTATTGTGATAGGAATGCACAGCCACCTCAGCACTCATGCCGTGGAGTATCTCAATAAGGATCTGCTCGTGATCGATGAGAACTTTCTAAGCCATTATCGGCAGGAGATAATCATAACCGAGGAAGATATCTCATTCACGCAGCAGGTGCTTGCCGATATGCCAGAAGATGACCTTGTAAGGAGATTCCTAATTGCTTTGCGTGCAATACAGACTAGGGATGTGTTGCCAAGTGATTCCTTTAAGTTAGAAAAGGGGAGCAAAAGGAGCTTTAACGCGAAACTTGCTGAGTCTATCATGAAAGCGCGCGAACAAGGACTTCATGGCAGGTTGCTGCTGGATGATATCGAATATCTGACGGAGAGTGGCGAGAAGATTCGCCACAAGAATGGGAAACACTGCTATCATAGGACGTCATATCTTCCCAACAAGAAAATCATAGTCCTTGATGCAACAATGAGCAAAGAGATGTTGCAGACAGTTACCGGTAGAAATGTCAAAGAATTTGATCTTTCAGGCTATGACATAGAACAGCATTCCAAGGTTATCCAGGTCGTGGGTGGCAATTATGGGGTCAATTCCATAGTCAAAAATAAAAAGATGGGCAACAAGAATACAATAGACGGCATCCTCAGGAAGATTAAGATACTCGCCGATGGACGTTCTTATTGCATTATATCGCACAAGCAATTTATCGACCAACAGAAACTCGTGCGCAAACTCGGAGAAAATCGTGTAGGCTGGTTCAACAATGTGCGGGGTCTCAACCACTTCAAAGACGCCGAAGTCCTGTTCGTTGTCGGTTTCCCGATGATTCCTTTCGACGAGATCGTAAGGCAGACACGAATCCTATTCAGGCAGGACTGGGACGACGAAGAAGAGGTAGAAAGGATGAGGAAAGATAAAGATCATAAGGTGCATAAGCCCATCAACCTGAAATGTGAAGATGACAAGCTTTATTATGTAAGAACAGTCCCAGCATATAGCTTTTCAAACCCCTATATACAGCTCTTTTTTGATTGTTTTATCAGGGCGGAGTATGAGCAAGCGATAGGCAGGGCGAGGGTGAATGAGCCGCTAAAATCTGGAAAGACTCAGGAAGTATATATCATTTGCGATCAGCCTACCGAATTTGTCAGGATTGACCAGGTGGTCGACGGTAAGGACATCGCTGGAGATCCCCGCAAGATAAGCACCCGGCAGAAGATCTCTGATGCTATTAAGATACTTCAAGAACAGGGCATAAAGATTACCCCGAAGAATCTTAAGTCTGTGTGCGATATAGCTCTCAGAACGATTCAAAGACACTACAAAAGCGTATTGGAGGAACAAACCCGAATGGAACATCGTGTAGAAAATGGATTCGTTTTCTGTCGGATGGATATGACAGGCGATTATGATGGAGTGCCAAAACTTTTTAAGGCTTCTTGAGTATAGCGATGAACATGATTCTGAAGTTCTCTATGCACGAGTTCGATCTATCCCTTGAGATTACTGAGCGAGAAGGTAGACTATACTTAGGAGAATCGCCGTGGATTGAATTGATCTGCTTCTTCCAAGATCTATCCTTCATGAGTAAGGGTGATTAATGTCTATAAGCTATGTTGCCAGTTACTGGGACGCCAAAACCCTTTATAGTAAACTATAAGGGTTTTTGGCGTCCTTGCTTCAAGATCTCGCATGTAACCTTGCTAGTGACCAGGTTTCATTATGCTCACGTTTTTTTGGGTTGCCGAAACTTATCTCACGGCGCATATCAATATGAGATACCCTCATTTATGGGTCTTTGGGGTAGGTTTTTGATCTGTATTGCATGAACATACACTTCTGCATTTGATGTTGCTCCTCATACGTTCGCCTACTCATTAAATTTAGTTGTTGCATGTGAGAAGTAGTACCCTCACGGCAGGACAAGTATGCCAATTCCCCGAAACCATACAATCCAAATTGGAGTGATGCATATGGCAAAAACAGGACCAAAGACAGTTGAGGGCATAGCCGCGGTCACAAGAAACCTTCCTCCGCCACATGCTTCCGGGCCAAGGACACCCCAGGGTAAGTTCATTGTAAGCCTGAACGGGGTTAAACATGGTCTCTATTGTGAGTTTCTGCCTTGCAAGAGGAGCGGATGCTTTTATAAGGAGGTGTGTCCGCTTAGCAGCGAGGATGAAGGTAAACAAATTCTCCAGGAGATCTCCTATGGTTCGCCATGTCCATGGGAAGTGGCTGCATACGAGATGCTTTACCCGGCTTATCTGGAGGACCTAGCACCAAAGGATGAGGTTCGTGAAGCCCTTGTAAGGGAGTTGGTCATTCTTGAAATCAAACTTATGCGCTGCAGTAGGCTATCTGTGATTGAATGTGGCCTGATGCGCCAGGTGCCTGTCAAGGATACTCCATTCTCACGGACCGCTCCTTGCCTTGCGTCTAGGTACAGAAGTTATCTGTGGAGGAGGAAGGTAGACCTGCTGCAGACCTTGCTTACCGGCTGAGGAAAGAATCCGATAGGGATGAATAGGAAGCCAAGGTTGATCCCCTTTAGTCGCGAGAAATAATGAAGCCTTTACCCTGGAGCTGCTTAACGAATTCCTTCTTGAGTTCGCCGCTAAGCCCCATGTCATTTCCCCTCCTTGCATATTATGTGCTTTTGATAGTTATGAACCATCTGGATCTGGCCGTCCGACTTTGGCGAGGAGCCTCCTGAACCCCTTTATTTCATTTGCATTCCATGGCGCACGAATTCGGATTCTCATGGTAGACCACGCTCCTTAAGGCTGGGATACTTGCCGTTGTTGCCGATTATGATATGATCCCCTTTCTTCTCGCCGATTGTGATGGACGGTAGCTCCGATAGACTGAGATCTCCGGCACGTGGGTGTCTCACCACTCATTTCTCCTTTCCAGTTTCGGGACACAAAAAAGAGCCTTTGGCCGGGCTCTTGGTTACATCTCGTAGATTCATACGCGCAACTTACAACTTACAGGGCAAGACGCGTTGTTTCCCTTTGGCCCCATGGACGATGAACTCAGATAGCCATGGATAGCTATGGCCTTCGGGGCTCTTGTAACGATGATTTACTACCTTGAATGGGTACCCTCCGGCAGCAGCCTCTAGAGCTTCCACCACTCCACATAGTGCTTCCTGCTGATGGGCGATGTTTGAGTTGGGAGCGAAGCCAAGATGGTGGACGTAACGGAGGGCCTCATCGAAGTTATGAACGGTCTTCACTCGTTTCACCTCCTCTCAAGGTTGATACATTCATGACCAACTCTATGGCCTCGATTAACTTGGATCCTTCATTTTGAGGCCTTTCCCCCCCTTACATGATTAAGGCCGGGATTTGTGGCTCCCGGCGGGCCAGATCTGTTATGGATACTCAGGTTGCTTCAAGATCACCCAGCTGCAGCCTTTCTCTGGCAGACCATGCAGAGCGGTCTCCCAAACTTGCGCATGGAGAAGTCATATACCGACTGCGTTATCTCAGCCCCGCAGTGGTCGCATAAGGGTAAAGTAGCCCTGTCACTCCTGCCGGATCTGGCGCCTCTCCTGGATGGCTCTGAATCCCCACTCTGCTTGATAGGGGGTGATTCATCATAGTCATCCTCGACCTCACCCATCTCCTCAAGAGAGGTCATGTCCACCCCGGTAAAGTCCCTGAGGGCCCTGGCCTTGGCCCTCGTGGCGGCCATCCTCAGGATATGCGGGGCTATATTCCGGTTCACGTTGTCGGGCGAGGCGTCTCCCACCTCGCGGTGTATGGAACCATCCTCACCCTCGATGATCGCCGAACACACGGCATAATTCCCGTTCTCCGGGGAGGGAATCTGGACTATCTCAGCCTCGAGCCTTCTTATGCCCTTCTCACGGGCAAGCTCAAGCAGACCCCCGTAGAGGATGAAGTCTTTCCCCTGTAGCCTCCTCACAAACCTCTTCCTGAATTCCTCACCGAACTCCATAGCTCTCTCCTCCTCGTTCTGAAGTCATAACCCACATGGACCCCCAGGAAACTTAAAGTCCATCTGTAACCGATGGGCATATACCCGGGTAGATGATGTTTAGGTGCAGGATGTCACCACAGGACGTTATTATCGCCCCCGGCGGGATCTTGACGCACCTTAATCCTCTCCACCATAGCCTTATTGCCGAAGGCGATAAACTCCCCGCATTTCATGCACCGGAATATCTGGCAGTGGTCATCTGTCACCTCCTCGAATAGTTCACTCCCGCAGGATTTACACATTATGACCGTCCCATGGAATCTCACCTTCAACATGATCTTGGCCTCCTCTTATATCTAGGATTTCTCACTCCATCCCTCAGAAACAGAAAGTGCCCGCTCTTGGCGCGCGGACATATCCTATCTCCACAGATATGCTTGATGTATGCCAGGAATTACCTTATAACCCTATATGCATGATAAACTGATGGATTATACTTATGGCTATCGGCTGGTCCTGAATACTCAGATTAGAATGCCAGGCCTCTCTCTCGTATACTGGCGTAGCGATCCTCAGCAAGTATGATATGGTCTATGACCGGTATGTCCAGCAGGTTCCCCGCCTGGATCATGCGCCTGGTGATCTCTATATCCTCCCTGCTCGGCGTGGGGTCACCGCTCGGGTGGTTATGGACGAGTATGATCTGAAGGGCATTGGCCAGTATCGCAGGCTTGAATACCTCCCGCGGGTGCACCAGGCTTGAGTTCAGGTTCCCCACACTCACTATGTTTGCTCCTATGAGCTGATTCTTGGTGTTGAGAAGAAGAACAGAGAAGATCTCCCGGTCTGTGCCGCTGTAATACAGCCGTGCGACTTCTGCTGCTATTGACGCGTTATTGATGCTTACCCCTGTGCTATCATATGGAACGGTCTTTGACTTCACGAGCTTGATGGAATACAGCGAGAATCCTTTCTTCATATCCGATCTCCTTTCCAATTAGAATTAAATGGAGTAGCCCCAGTTGGAACCACTCCACTGCATGTGCTCCTTGTGGTTTTGTATGTGTGTGCTATTGCATTCTCCCGGTGACTCGAAGCCCTACTTTCAGGCCTGCGGTAAACAGCTCGTCTATCGCCCCGAGTAACCCTCCACCTGCGATCTTGAGGCAATCAACCGCGGTCCTCCCGATGGAGTCTACCGCTGCTCTTATCTGAGCCTTCGCCTCCTCCGGGGTTACCGGCTGAGGACCTACTGGCCTCACTTCTTCCCTTGCGTTAAGCGCAGCATTTACCGCGGTAACTACGATCTCAGCCAGCTCTTTCTGGGTGATCATTATGACCTCAGCGTCACCCCTGCCACTCACCTGATTCTGATCTTGACGATTCAGATTGTTCATGCCTTCTACCATCCTTTCTAAATTTTGGTTAATGATTTCATTACCTGACCCCTAAGCCATATATCACCCCCATCTCCGGCTGGAATAATAAATGGGCCCGCATCATGGATGCGGGCCCTACAGGGATTTCATCATGCCATCAATCACTTGCCATTGATCACCTCTTGAAAGCGCCTGCTCCTGGTGCCTGAGCAGCTTGGAGGGACCCTGCGCCAGGTCTTGGGGTCGATATGAGACCTTCGCTTGGGGCAACTCTTACAGGGATCCAGTAACAGGTCGAAGTAGTCTTCTCTTTCTCTTTCGGGGACGATGCGGTTAAGCTCAGGCGATATGCCGATCTCCCAGCCGAACACGAGGTCGCGGAATACCTCACAGTCAGCCTTGCAGCAACTCTCCCTTGCACGCTTGCAATATCTGCAGTATATGACCTTGGCCGAAGGCAGAACCTCCGGCCCGTTCTGATCCACTGAACTCATACGGTTCCATATCTTCTGCATCTCAGCATGGAGCCGTTTAAACCTCTGCTCATTTTCGATTTCTTCACCTGACATAGGACGAATATGGGCATGAGATATCTCTGCCATAGCGCGAATGGTCATAGTTTCATCTCCTTTTGATTTTTAGTTTCATTTAAGACCTTCTTTTGATCATTGAGGGACACGCTCATACATATACCAGAGCTGAACGGTACTCTGCCTGGAGGCTGATTCTCAGCCCTCTCAAGGTAGGGGCTTTAATATGTGAGGGGCGTCCTCTGCGGGACTTACGGGATAGCAAACGCGGGCGAGGGGAAAAGCCGGGCCGGAGGCCTGAGTGCTTCCGGTACGTGGAATCACCTTAGATAATGGTCAGCCTCTGGGCGAGTTTCAGCACGAGAGCTTCGAGCCTCTTTCTTGGTAGCTCCTCTATTTCGACTATATCAAGGTATCTCATCTCACCCTGCCTTTGAGGTGGTAGGAGTGAAGCCCTCTTCCCTTGCTTGAGGATTCTGAACCCATATAATGTCAGGATCCCGTTGAGGCGTATGTTGATAAATGCCTTGAGAGGGCTCTCATACTTTGCCTTGAGAATCTGAAGCCCGGTCACTTTGAGGCCGGGCGCAATCTCATAACCGCCACATTCATCCAGCTGATACCAGCCGCCTTTGAGGGGCGGTAACGGCCGCTCTGCTGGGGCCGCAGCGTCGCGTTTATCCTCTTTCTCGGTATTGAGCGCCTGCGTCATCATGGCCTGCTTTTCCTCCTTCACCTTTGCCTTTGCCTCTAAAACCTGGAATAGCTCATCTCCCTGCAGCAGGGTGAACTCAGCCATATTTGCTACCACCTCAACTCCGTCTTCCCTTATAGCCTTTATCCTTCCATCACGTACGGCCTCGACAACGTAAAGGACTCCATCCTTCAAGACAACGTCGCCTCTGGTGATCTCATAGTCCTCTTGTCTTGCTTCGTCAATATGCATGGCCTGCCATATCTCGGCTGGCATAATCTATTCTCCTTTCGTGGTGGTATCAGTGTTCTGGAGATCATAATTAAGCCCGGGGCCTTCGCTCCGGGCTCTTTGGGAATCTCACTTCAATCTCATGGATCTTATTTGTCCCGATCCTTAGGATCTCTATCACCACTCTCTTACCGGCAGAGGTAATGCATGACCAGTCAGCCTCGCCACGGAAGGTATGCAGATCACACCCTTCCTCCCAGATGGCTTGTTCCTGGAGGCGGGCCGGTATCCCTTTCTTATGAGGGGTTATCCAGATTAACGAATCAACCCTGGCCTTTCTCCCATAGTGGGCCAGGGCTTCGTTTGCGGACCTCACTGCTTCCGTCGCAAGTGGCACTGGATCGCTGTCTTTCATGCGGGCCGGGTGAGCACAGAAATGGCGGGGTGCTACATCACCTTTATCCCTCATCTCCCATGTGCTCCGTCCTTCACCATGGAGAGTTATGTGCCACCTGCAAGTAGCGCACTTCCTCCACTCATGACCAGAGCGGGCTGGCGCGCCAGTGAGCCCTAATCCATAAAGCCATCCCTTCAATGCCGCGCCCTTTATATCTGAGGAGATATCATGGGAACCCACCTGCCATCTGAATTTATCCATCCACTTGGGTTCCAGTGCTTTGGGGGTGAGTTTCTCCTTTACCGGGTCATATGGCGGGGTTATGTAGTACCCTGGAAACACGATCCTATATGCTCCAGTTTCAGGTTCCTTAACCCAGAAAGGAATGCTTATGCCGAACTCCGCATGGGAGATGAATAGTCGCCCCATGCCTGCGGTGTTGTTCCGGCCGGGCAGCCGTCTTGTATCATAGACTGTGAGGACCGGAGTGAATGTAAGCTCACCCTGAGGTGCGCCGTCGCTGCCATTGGCTATGCGGCGAGCTAACATCGTCGAGAAAACCCTGGTCACATTCTGCCTCTCAAAGAAAACGTAGACATCCTTTCCTAATACAGCTCGATCGTTGATTACCACGCTTCTAAAGGTTAAAAGCCCCGAGAACAGAGCAACCATCCCCGATGGATGGTTGTTGCTTGTGGGTCTCGCATCATAGACCCTCACAAGGTCAGTCCTAAAAAGGCTTGTTATGAAAGATTCATCACCCTTCATCATAGACATTTTCGTCTCCTCCCTCTCTTGGAACATTTCTGGTTTGGCTATCCATAGGCTGAGAATGTAAGGATAAACCTAAAGACTGCTATATCTCTGGCCTTTTGCGGTAGCCCGGCCTGAAAGCAAAGCCCGCCTTGCTATGCTTCCACCTCCCTTCTGTCTTGAATTGAGATGGAATATATAAGGTCCTTTGTATGCTTCCCCTGCAGAGGGGTGGGGCTCGGAAAGATTTCGGGAAAGCTTCAGGTGTTTCATGGACCTCCCGAGAAAAATTCCCGGATTTGGGCCTATTAAAGGCTCGTTCAGCTTGGGGGAGTTATGAGGATGGAGCGGGATGAGGCTTCTTAGGATGGGGCAGGATGAATCAACCGCATGTAGAACTGTAGATTTGATGGACTATTTGGAAGCCTCGCAGGGGGAGTCTTCATGCCCTATCGAATCGGTATTGACCCGGGGATCAGGGTCCAGCGGCAGCGGGTGCTCCAGGCTTTAGCCGTAGGGAATCATAGCAGAGAACTACCCCTTCCCTACG includes these proteins:
- a CDS encoding JAB domain-containing protein; amino-acid sequence: MKKGFSLYSIKLVKSKTVPYDSTGVSINNASIAAEVARLYYSGTDREIFSVLLLNTKNQLIGANIVSVGNLNSSLVHPREVFKPAILANALQIILVHNHPSGDPTPSREDIEITRRMIQAGNLLDIPVIDHIILAEDRYASIRERGLAF